A DNA window from Thermosynechococcaceae cyanobacterium Okahandja contains the following coding sequences:
- a CDS encoding 4Fe-4S binding protein translates to MSDVGTPLAALRQHQWFKLINGASFQDVAQVYNLTLAYTLAGADCIDVAADVAVIQAALEAIQMAQALGGQRPLLMVSINDGADPHFRKATFDPRRCPAECARPCERICPAAAIHVTPEGQGVLRDRCYGCGRCLPVCPFGLISTYDQPATFANITPLIEQGTVQALEIHTQPHRYEAFRTLWQQVQPWTRHLSVLAISCPQGEGVIGYLQWLNDRVQPLECDLIWQADGRPMSGDIGDGATRATIQFGQGILAANLPGFVQLAGGTNSHTVAKLRAMGLLPPTAAPRAIAGVAYGSYARKQLAPFHAMADQPWQTVPDILEAAVAAAAALVQPLKSVPSPLAPYG, encoded by the coding sequence ATGTCTGACGTTGGAACACCGTTGGCTGCTCTCAGGCAGCACCAGTGGTTTAAGCTCATTAATGGCGCCAGCTTTCAAGATGTGGCACAGGTGTATAACTTAACCTTGGCCTACACGTTGGCGGGGGCTGATTGTATTGATGTAGCTGCCGATGTTGCCGTGATTCAGGCAGCCCTAGAGGCAATCCAGATGGCTCAGGCCTTGGGTGGGCAGCGCCCTCTCCTAATGGTGAGCATTAACGATGGTGCGGACCCCCACTTTCGCAAAGCCACGTTTGATCCACGCCGCTGCCCGGCGGAGTGTGCCCGCCCCTGTGAGCGGATTTGTCCGGCGGCAGCTATTCACGTGACCCCTGAGGGGCAAGGGGTGCTCCGCGATCGCTGTTACGGTTGTGGGCGGTGTTTACCCGTGTGCCCATTCGGCCTAATTAGCACCTACGACCAACCCGCCACGTTTGCCAACATTACGCCCCTGATTGAGCAGGGCACCGTACAAGCCCTTGAAATTCATACCCAGCCCCATCGCTACGAGGCCTTTCGCACCCTCTGGCAGCAGGTACAGCCATGGACGCGCCACCTGAGCGTCTTGGCCATTAGCTGTCCCCAGGGGGAAGGGGTGATTGGCTATTTGCAGTGGTTGAATGATCGGGTGCAACCTCTGGAGTGTGACCTAATTTGGCAGGCGGATGGCCGTCCCATGAGTGGCGATATTGGTGATGGTGCCACCCGCGCCACCATTCAATTTGGCCAAGGGATTTTAGCGGCAAATTTACCCGGATTTGTCCAGTTGGCAGGCGGCACAAATAGCCATACGGTTGCTAAACTCAGGGCAATGGGGTTATTGCCGCCAACAGCAGCCCCACGGGCGATCGCCGGTGTTGCCTACGGCAGTTATGCCCGTAAACAGTTGGCTCCCTTTCACGCCATGGCCGATCAACCATGGCAAACCGTTCCCGACATTCTTGAGGCGGCAGTTGCCGCAGCGGCTGCCCTAGTTCAACCCCTTAAATCTGTCCCGTCCCCCCTTGCACCCTATGGTTGA
- a CDS encoding AAA family ATPase, giving the protein MVELTAGQRQVTDDLDQLLAILPPPLGYCLTDHPQREELLEIVLDLGRLPEARFMQSTQYLAEAPVTREMLQYAVARVGEFSGDNRAGIERTLHRISALRNRQGAIIGLTCRVGRAVFGTIGMIRDLVESGQSILLLGRPGVGKTTALREMARVLADDLHKRVVIIDTSNEIAGDGDIPHPAIGRARRMQVARPELQHQVMIEAVENHMPQVIVIDEIGTEREALAARTIAERGVQLIGTAHGNQIENLIKNPTLADLVGGIQSVTLGDEEARRRGTQKSVLERKAPPTFQIAVEMLERDRWIVHLDVAESVDLLLRGRIPSPELRTVAANGTVVVTRPEPEPTPERASSSRSSWRDSGQMQPLREPPKDRANFAQLLEATLDAPTVGPNGEELPLHVFPYAVSRHHLEQAIQTLHLPIVITRDIDQADVILTLRSHLKGESKLRHLAHIHHLPVHTIKTNSMAQIVRGLRHLLGIEEPPPAEAADLSLFSPSGSDDELEALEEARLAVEEIVLPKGQAVELLPRSANIRRMQHELIEHYQLTSCSFGEEPNRRLRIYPSRSY; this is encoded by the coding sequence ATGGTTGAATTGACTGCTGGACAACGTCAGGTCACCGATGATTTGGATCAATTACTGGCCATTTTGCCACCACCCTTGGGGTATTGCCTCACCGATCATCCCCAGCGGGAAGAGCTTCTCGAAATTGTCTTAGACTTGGGTCGCCTGCCGGAAGCGAGGTTTATGCAAAGCACCCAGTACCTTGCCGAAGCGCCCGTCACCCGTGAAATGTTGCAGTACGCTGTAGCCCGGGTGGGCGAGTTCAGTGGCGATAACCGTGCGGGCATTGAGCGTACCCTCCATCGGATTAGCGCGCTGCGCAATCGCCAAGGCGCGATTATTGGTCTGACCTGTCGTGTCGGTCGGGCGGTGTTTGGCACCATTGGCATGATCCGCGATCTGGTGGAAAGTGGCCAATCGATTTTGCTATTGGGTCGCCCGGGCGTGGGTAAAACAACCGCTCTGCGGGAAATGGCGCGGGTCTTGGCGGATGACTTGCACAAGCGGGTGGTGATTATTGACACCTCCAATGAAATTGCTGGTGATGGTGATATTCCCCATCCGGCCATTGGTCGAGCGCGACGGATGCAAGTGGCGCGGCCAGAACTGCAACATCAGGTCATGATTGAGGCGGTGGAAAACCACATGCCCCAGGTGATCGTTATTGATGAAATTGGTACGGAACGGGAAGCATTGGCGGCCCGCACGATTGCCGAGCGGGGGGTACAACTCATTGGCACCGCCCACGGCAACCAAATTGAAAATCTCATTAAAAACCCCACCTTGGCGGATCTCGTGGGTGGCATCCAGTCGGTCACCCTTGGGGATGAGGAGGCGCGGCGGCGGGGGACCCAAAAAAGTGTTCTAGAGCGCAAGGCTCCCCCCACCTTTCAAATTGCCGTCGAGATGCTGGAGCGCGATCGCTGGATTGTGCACCTTGACGTGGCCGAAAGTGTTGATCTGTTGCTGCGGGGGCGCATCCCCAGCCCGGAATTACGCACCGTGGCCGCCAACGGCACCGTTGTTGTGACCCGCCCGGAACCAGAGCCGACCCCCGAGCGGGCTTCCTCGAGCCGCAGTTCATGGCGTGACAGTGGCCAAATGCAACCCCTCAGGGAGCCGCCAAAAGATCGGGCGAACTTTGCCCAACTCCTCGAAGCCACCCTCGATGCGCCTACAGTCGGCCCCAACGGTGAAGAATTGCCGCTGCACGTCTTTCCCTACGCGGTGAGCCGCCACCACCTTGAGCAAGCCATTCAGACCCTGCATCTGCCGATAGTGATTACCCGAGACATTGATCAGGCGGATGTGATTCTGACCCTAAGGTCGCACCTGAAGGGGGAAAGCAAGTTACGGCATCTGGCCCATATTCACCATTTGCCCGTCCACACCATTAAAACCAACAGCATGGCGCAGATTGTGCGGGGTCTGCGGCATCTTTTAGGCATCGAGGAGCCCCCGCCTGCGGAGGCAGCGGATTTGTCGCTGTTTAGCCCCAGCGGCAGTGATGATGAACTCGAAGCCCTTGAAGAAGCACGTCTTGCGGTCGAAGAAATTGTCCTGCCCAAAGGCCAAGCGGTAGAACTCCTCCCCCGCTCCGCCAATATTCGCCGGATGCAGCACGAACTAATTGAGCACTATCAGTTGACCTCCTGTAGCTTTGGTGAAGAACCCAATCGGCGGCTGCGAATTTATCCCAGTCGCTCCTACTAG
- a CDS encoding glutamyl-tRNA reductase has protein sequence MNIAVIGLSHKTAPVDVREKLSVPEEVRERALHHLCGYAHIQEATILSTCNRLEIYIVASDTEAGVREVHQFLSEWSHIPLRQLRPFLFILLHQDAVMHLMRVASGLDSLVIGEGQILSQVKRCHQLGQQYKALGSILNRLFTGAIAAGKRVRTETSIGTGAVSISSAAVELADLRLPNLQECRIAIVGAGKMSRLVVQHLIARGVKELSIVNRSLERAQELAQQFPDVRFELFTMTDLLPIVAAMDLIFTGTAATQPLLDRDNLGAVLTGDRPLSIIDISVPRNVHANVTELAAVQLYNVDDLEAVVAQNQEARRQLAQEAEVILEKELDAFLAWWHALETIPTIRCLREKMESIRTQELEKALSRLGSEFGDKHQGVIEAMTRTIINKILHDPTVQLQSQRDLESRQRAMQTLQTLFNLEPIEV, from the coding sequence ATGAACATTGCTGTCATTGGATTAAGCCATAAAACTGCCCCGGTGGATGTACGCGAAAAACTAAGTGTCCCGGAGGAGGTGCGGGAGCGGGCACTACATCACCTGTGCGGCTACGCCCATATCCAAGAAGCAACCATCCTTAGCACCTGTAATCGGCTGGAAATCTACATCGTTGCCAGTGATACCGAAGCCGGGGTGCGAGAGGTGCATCAGTTCCTCAGTGAGTGGAGTCATATTCCCCTGCGGCAGTTGCGCCCCTTCCTGTTTATTTTGCTACACCAAGATGCGGTGATGCATCTAATGCGGGTGGCCTCTGGCCTAGATAGTTTGGTGATTGGCGAAGGTCAAATTCTCTCGCAAGTCAAGCGCTGTCACCAGTTGGGGCAGCAGTATAAGGCTCTTGGCTCTATTCTCAATCGCCTCTTTACCGGGGCGATCGCTGCCGGAAAGCGGGTGCGTACCGAAACCAGCATTGGCACCGGTGCCGTCTCGATTAGTTCAGCGGCGGTGGAGCTAGCGGATCTGCGGCTGCCCAACCTCCAAGAGTGCCGCATTGCCATTGTGGGTGCCGGTAAAATGTCGCGACTGGTGGTGCAGCACTTGATTGCCCGGGGCGTGAAGGAACTGAGTATTGTTAACCGCTCCCTAGAGCGTGCCCAAGAGTTGGCGCAGCAGTTTCCGGATGTGCGCTTTGAACTGTTTACAATGACGGATTTACTGCCCATTGTAGCGGCAATGGATTTGATTTTTACCGGTACGGCGGCCACCCAACCCCTGCTGGACCGCGATAACTTGGGTGCGGTGCTCACGGGCGATCGCCCCCTGTCCATTATTGATATTTCCGTGCCCCGCAATGTCCACGCCAACGTCACAGAACTGGCGGCAGTGCAACTTTACAATGTGGATGATCTCGAAGCCGTTGTTGCCCAAAACCAAGAAGCTCGCCGTCAATTGGCTCAAGAAGCCGAGGTCATTCTCGAAAAAGAACTCGATGCCTTCCTCGCTTGGTGGCACGCCCTAGAAACCATTCCCACCATTCGCTGCCTGCGGGAGAAGATGGAGTCCATCCGCACCCAAGAGCTAGAAAAAGCCCTCTCACGGCTCGGTAGCGAGTTTGGCGATAAGCACCAAGGGGTCATCGAGGCCATGACGCGAACCATCATCAACAAGATCCTCCATGACCCCACGGTGCAACTGCAATCCCAACGGGATCTAGAAAGTCGTCAACGGGCAATGCAGACCCTACAAACCCTGTTTAATTTGGAACCGATTGAGGTCTAG
- a CDS encoding OB-fold nucleic acid binding domain-containing protein, with protein sequence MRPYLKFAVAVAIAATGVNAAPIPSTAQSVTPIGNLRAFQGITIQGTIRSVVGNKFILDDGTGQVIVDAGPSWYHQLNLREGETVTVVGKQGRHDFDAFQITRANGEVTQIRPSMGPPPWSGRYQRQQPQTVR encoded by the coding sequence ATGCGCCCCTACCTTAAATTTGCGGTGGCGGTGGCGATCGCTGCCACAGGCGTGAATGCCGCCCCCATCCCTAGCACGGCTCAATCCGTAACCCCAATTGGTAATCTGCGGGCATTCCAAGGAATTACCATTCAAGGCACCATTCGCAGTGTTGTGGGCAATAAGTTTATCCTTGATGACGGCACCGGCCAAGTCATTGTTGATGCGGGTCCCTCTTGGTATCATCAGCTTAACTTGCGCGAAGGGGAAACGGTCACTGTCGTTGGCAAGCAGGGTCGGCACGATTTCGATGCCTTTCAGATTACCCGTGCCAATGGCGAAGTGACGCAAATTCGTCCGTCAATGGGGCCGCCGCCTTGGTCAGGTCGTTACCAGCGACAGCAACCCCAGACAGTTCGCTAG
- a CDS encoding 3-isopropylmalate dehydratase small subunit, whose product MRQIQHISGRGLPLRGNDIDTDRIIPARFLRCVTFDGLGEHVFADDRQAAAGAHPFDAPQYQGARLLVVNANFGCGSSREHAPQAIARWGIQALIGESFAEIFAGNCLAMGIPCVTAAPEVVERLQGLLEHAPSTELVLDLEHLRLRAADLTLAVAIAESTRQMLISGQWDACGQLLANVAQIHQVAAQLPYLDWASA is encoded by the coding sequence ATGCGCCAAATTCAGCACATTAGCGGCCGTGGTCTCCCCCTGCGGGGCAATGATATTGACACCGATCGCATCATTCCGGCGCGATTCCTGCGCTGTGTCACGTTCGATGGTTTAGGGGAACACGTTTTTGCCGACGATCGCCAAGCCGCCGCCGGAGCGCACCCCTTTGATGCCCCCCAGTACCAAGGCGCACGGTTGCTGGTGGTGAACGCCAACTTTGGCTGTGGTTCCAGTCGAGAGCACGCCCCCCAAGCCATTGCCCGCTGGGGCATTCAAGCCCTTATTGGCGAGAGCTTTGCGGAAATTTTTGCGGGTAACTGCCTTGCGATGGGCATTCCCTGCGTGACGGCGGCACCCGAGGTGGTTGAGCGGCTGCAAGGCCTACTGGAGCATGCCCCCAGCACCGAGCTTGTCTTAGACCTTGAGCACCTGCGCCTGAGGGCGGCTGACCTTACCCTTGCGGTGGCCATAGCCGAGAGCACCCGTCAAATGCTGATCTCTGGCCAATGGGATGCCTGCGGTCAACTGCTCGCCAATGTGGCTCAGATTCATCAGGTGGCGGCACAATTGCCCTACCTTGACTGGGCTAGCGCCTGA